Proteins from a single region of Thermotoga maritima MSB8:
- the rsxC gene encoding electron transport complex subunit RsxC, which yields MLTFKGGVHPPELKEWSKDKPIERAPLPQKVFVFLSNHAGNPAKPVVSPGDEVKTGQVIGEPEGFISAYLHSPVTGRVLEIKKILHPILGKPIEAIVIERTSDDEWVHIETGDFERMSKEEILEIIKKAGIVGLGGAMFPTHVKLSPPPEKKVDTLIVNGAECEPVLTIDHRLMLERAEDILQGILIMMKVLGVQKAVVGVESNKMDAYHNLKKVFKGYPVDVALLRTKYPQGAEKQLIYAITGRMVPRGGLPMDVGVVVQNVGTCVAVKEAVVDGKPLVERGMTVSGDAVKNQKNLIVRIGTPVKDVIDYCGGIDENTERVILGGPMMGISITNLDIPVMKGTSGITAFLPKKSRPQKPCIRCSECVQVCPMNLQPYLLYLLSTKRKYDEAVENGLMDCIECGSCTYTCPSKIEHVRYIKLAKTVYRATRRGRR from the coding sequence GTGCTCACTTTCAAGGGAGGAGTACACCCCCCGGAATTGAAAGAATGGTCGAAGGACAAACCTATTGAAAGGGCACCTCTACCTCAGAAGGTTTTCGTCTTTCTTTCCAATCATGCGGGGAACCCGGCGAAACCAGTGGTTTCTCCCGGTGACGAAGTGAAGACCGGTCAGGTTATAGGAGAACCTGAAGGTTTCATTTCCGCTTATCTGCATTCTCCTGTGACAGGAAGAGTACTCGAGATAAAGAAGATCCTGCACCCAATCCTTGGAAAGCCCATCGAAGCGATCGTTATAGAAAGAACCTCTGACGATGAGTGGGTTCACATAGAAACTGGGGATTTTGAACGCATGTCGAAAGAAGAAATCCTGGAAATCATCAAAAAAGCGGGAATCGTTGGTCTGGGTGGAGCGATGTTTCCAACCCACGTTAAACTCTCACCTCCTCCCGAGAAAAAAGTGGATACCTTGATCGTCAACGGGGCGGAGTGTGAACCCGTTCTCACGATAGATCACAGACTCATGCTAGAAAGAGCCGAGGACATCCTCCAGGGAATCCTGATAATGATGAAGGTTCTGGGGGTTCAAAAAGCCGTAGTCGGTGTAGAGAGCAACAAGATGGATGCGTACCACAATTTGAAAAAGGTTTTCAAGGGATATCCCGTTGATGTTGCTCTCCTCAGGACCAAATATCCGCAGGGTGCAGAAAAGCAGCTCATATACGCGATAACCGGAAGGATGGTACCGAGAGGCGGTCTTCCAATGGATGTTGGAGTGGTGGTCCAGAACGTCGGTACCTGTGTTGCTGTGAAGGAAGCGGTCGTCGATGGAAAACCGCTCGTGGAAAGAGGTATGACAGTCAGCGGTGATGCCGTGAAAAATCAGAAAAATCTGATCGTCAGAATAGGGACACCCGTGAAGGATGTTATCGACTACTGTGGTGGAATAGATGAGAACACGGAGCGTGTCATCCTCGGTGGCCCGATGATGGGAATATCCATCACAAATCTGGACATCCCTGTTATGAAAGGAACTTCTGGAATAACCGCGTTTCTTCCAAAGAAGTCTCGACCTCAGAAACCCTGTATTAGATGCAGTGAATGTGTTCAGGTGTGTCCGATGAACCTTCAGCCTTACCTTCTCTATCTCCTCTCCACGAAGAGAAAGTACGACGAAGCTGTGGAAAACGGTTTGATGGACTGTATAGAGTGCGGCTCGTGTACCTACACCTGTCCTTCGAAGATAGAACACGTAAGGTACATAAAACTCGCAAAAACAGTGTATCGCGCCACAAGGAGGGGTAGAAGATGA
- the rsxE gene encoding electron transport complex subunit RsxE encodes MSRLRELTKGIIKENPTYVQVLGMCPTLAVTTSAINGLGMGLATTAVLTMSNVVISLIRKIVPDKIRIPIFIVVIASFVTMIDLLMHGFAYDLWKTLGLFIPLIVVNCIIMGRAESFASKHGVLDSMLDGLGVGLGFTGSLVLLGSVRELFGNGTIFGYKVWELKIFLEILPPGAYITLGLLSALFTYIGIRRKKRGEAK; translated from the coding sequence ATGAGCCGCTTGAGAGAATTAACTAAGGGGATCATAAAAGAGAATCCCACTTATGTTCAGGTTCTTGGAATGTGTCCCACACTCGCCGTCACCACGAGTGCCATCAACGGTCTGGGGATGGGGCTTGCTACGACAGCCGTTCTCACCATGTCAAACGTGGTTATTTCACTGATAAGAAAGATCGTTCCTGATAAGATCAGAATTCCTATATTCATCGTTGTTATCGCGTCTTTCGTTACCATGATAGATCTCCTCATGCACGGTTTTGCCTACGATCTGTGGAAGACCCTGGGACTTTTCATTCCTCTCATAGTGGTGAACTGTATCATAATGGGAAGGGCGGAATCGTTCGCTTCCAAGCATGGTGTTCTGGATTCCATGCTCGATGGCCTGGGAGTGGGTCTCGGTTTCACAGGTTCGCTTGTTCTCCTTGGAAGCGTCAGAGAACTCTTCGGTAACGGTACGATCTTCGGTTACAAAGTGTGGGAGTTGAAGATATTTCTTGAAATTCTTCCACCGGGAGCCTACATAACACTCGGTCTTCTCTCTGCACTCTTCACCTACATCGGCATCAGGAGAAAGAAAAGAGGTGAAGCGAAATGA
- a CDS encoding radical SAM protein translates to MMLRASYGTIRKVNGNSSLEMDTAYLMLGERCVYNCLYCAQSRSSTSPSHFLSRVTWKEVSEDLLGKLNDRFKRVCIQVVSYPSYGKDLRLIIPRFRIPVSVSVRAVSIEEVVEYFELGADRVGIAVDVPNKTLFEKIRGGKYERHLHILEKVSEMFPGRITTHVIVGLGESDKDIVDFTVWARERNIVVSLFAFTPIKGTAFENRERPSLERYRKIQLVTYLLEKNLIKPENIIFDSNGKIIDVEWNGEFPEEALRTRGCPHCTRPYYNESPRGPIYNVHWR, encoded by the coding sequence ATGATGCTCAGAGCATCTTACGGAACGATTCGGAAAGTAAATGGAAACTCGTCCTTAGAGATGGACACCGCTTATCTCATGCTTGGAGAAAGGTGTGTTTACAACTGTCTGTACTGCGCGCAGTCACGCTCTTCCACAAGCCCATCTCATTTTCTCTCCAGGGTCACCTGGAAAGAGGTTTCGGAAGATTTGCTTGGCAAATTGAACGATCGTTTCAAGAGGGTTTGTATCCAGGTTGTTTCTTATCCTAGCTACGGAAAGGATCTCAGGTTGATCATTCCAAGGTTTCGTATACCGGTTTCAGTGAGTGTCAGAGCAGTCAGCATAGAAGAAGTTGTGGAGTACTTCGAACTGGGAGCAGACAGAGTGGGTATCGCTGTGGATGTCCCCAACAAAACTCTCTTTGAAAAAATCAGAGGAGGAAAGTACGAGAGACACCTTCATATCCTCGAAAAGGTATCAGAAATGTTTCCTGGAAGGATCACAACACACGTGATAGTCGGACTGGGTGAAAGCGATAAAGACATCGTTGATTTTACAGTGTGGGCAAGGGAAAGAAATATCGTGGTTTCTCTGTTTGCTTTCACCCCTATCAAGGGAACAGCCTTTGAAAACAGAGAAAGACCTTCCCTCGAGCGTTACAGAAAAATCCAGCTGGTAACTTACCTTCTCGAGAAAAACCTGATAAAGCCGGAGAACATAATTTTCGACTCAAATGGTAAAATTATTGACGTTGAATGGAACGGCGAGTTTCCAGAAGAGGCTTTAAGAACCCGCGGATGCCCTCACTGCACGCGTCCCTACTACAATGAAAGCCCAAGAGGTCCCATCTACAACGTTCACTGGAGGTGA
- the rpmB gene encoding 50S ribosomal protein L28 codes for MAKRCEVCGKAPRSGNTVSHSDKKSGRWFRPNLQKVRVVLPDGTIKRMRVCTSCLKSGKVKKYVGQVSEV; via the coding sequence ATGGCAAAGAGATGTGAAGTGTGCGGAAAAGCTCCTAGATCCGGAAACACCGTTAGTCACTCAGACAAGAAGTCAGGAAGATGGTTCAGACCCAATCTCCAGAAAGTAAGAGTGGTGCTTCCAGATGGAACGATTAAAAGGATGAGAGTCTGTACATCCTGTTTGAAGTCTGGGAAAGTGAAAAAGTACGTTGGACAAGTTTCGGAGGTGTGA
- the dprA gene encoding DNA-processing protein DprA, whose product MSPLEMALLVHRGEFHLRELEPELPLEKFLKNADPKKTRKFLEKCGKEELERQKELIRKHNVKLVSFWEDDYPQHLREIRYPPAVLFVRGDAELLKEKCVGVVGTRRPTSYGVNVTKRFVKLLSEYFVIVSGMAFGIDSVAHKEALSSGGKTVAVLGTGVDVVYPRSNERLFHEIVKNGCVVSEYPMGTRARKHHFPARNRIIAGLSDAIIVTEAPIKSGALITVKFALESGRDVFAVPGDIDRKTSEGTNYLIKSGAYPLTDEEDLETHFGIRRIASPSLDDDKKKIYDLLRSSPKTVDELVEELGWSVSEVLRVISEMELMGMIWFDGGAYRLLG is encoded by the coding sequence ATGTCTCCTCTTGAGATGGCTCTGCTCGTTCATCGTGGTGAGTTCCATCTTCGGGAACTGGAACCGGAGTTACCTCTCGAAAAATTTCTGAAGAACGCGGATCCAAAAAAGACGAGGAAGTTTCTTGAAAAGTGCGGAAAAGAAGAATTAGAAAGGCAAAAGGAACTGATAAGGAAACACAATGTGAAGCTCGTTTCGTTCTGGGAAGATGACTACCCCCAGCACTTGAGGGAGATCAGGTATCCGCCAGCTGTTCTTTTTGTGAGGGGCGATGCTGAGCTCTTGAAAGAAAAGTGTGTGGGAGTTGTGGGAACAAGAAGACCCACAAGTTATGGAGTGAACGTCACAAAGCGCTTTGTTAAACTGCTGAGCGAATACTTTGTGATCGTTTCCGGCATGGCGTTTGGAATAGATTCCGTTGCACACAAGGAAGCCCTGAGTTCTGGAGGAAAGACGGTGGCGGTTCTCGGCACAGGAGTGGATGTTGTTTATCCGCGATCGAACGAACGACTCTTCCATGAAATTGTGAAAAACGGGTGTGTTGTCAGTGAGTATCCAATGGGAACTCGTGCTCGAAAACATCATTTTCCAGCGAGAAATCGAATCATAGCGGGTCTTTCTGATGCGATCATCGTCACAGAGGCTCCCATCAAAAGCGGTGCACTCATAACGGTGAAGTTTGCTCTGGAAAGCGGTCGTGATGTGTTCGCCGTTCCCGGTGATATAGATAGGAAGACCAGCGAAGGTACGAACTATCTGATAAAGTCAGGTGCCTATCCCCTCACCGACGAGGAAGACCTTGAAACTCATTTTGGAATCAGAAGAATCGCTTCCCCATCGCTCGATGATGACAAAAAGAAGATCTACGATCTGTTGAGAAGTTCGCCAAAAACAGTCGATGAGCTTGTTGAAGAATTGGGGTGGAGCGTTTCGGAGGTCCTCAGGGTGATATCGGAGATGGAACTGATGGGAATGATCTGGTTCGACGGCGGTGCATACAGATTGCTGGGGTGA
- a CDS encoding RnfABCDGE type electron transport complex subunit B, which produces MEVIYSTLLLAVLGFGFGAFLAYSAQRFKVEEDPRVKMITEVLPGINCGACGFAGCEAYAKAIVKGQAETNRCLPGRPQGVEEKIKKILEEYKNVSS; this is translated from the coding sequence TTGGAAGTCATCTACTCGACGCTCTTGCTCGCTGTTCTGGGTTTTGGGTTCGGGGCTTTTCTTGCCTATTCTGCGCAAAGATTCAAGGTGGAAGAAGATCCACGTGTGAAGATGATAACGGAGGTTCTTCCTGGAATAAACTGTGGCGCGTGCGGTTTTGCCGGGTGTGAAGCCTACGCGAAGGCGATCGTGAAGGGTCAGGCGGAAACGAACAGGTGTCTCCCCGGAAGACCTCAGGGTGTCGAAGAGAAGATAAAGAAGATTCTCGAGGAGTACAAGAATGTCTCCTCTTGA
- the gatC gene encoding Asp-tRNA(Asn)/Glu-tRNA(Gln) amidotransferase subunit GatC — protein sequence MIKVTKDLVLHLENLARLELSEDQRESLMKDFQEILDYVELLNEVDVEGVEPMYTPVEDSAKLRKGDPRFFEMRDLIKKNFPEEKDGHIKVPGIHR from the coding sequence ATGATAAAGGTTACAAAGGACCTAGTGCTTCATCTTGAAAATCTGGCAAGGTTAGAACTCTCCGAAGACCAGAGAGAAAGTCTGATGAAAGATTTTCAGGAGATACTCGATTACGTGGAGCTCCTCAACGAAGTCGACGTGGAGGGTGTGGAGCCAATGTACACACCCGTTGAGGACAGCGCCAAACTCAGAAAAGGAGATCCGAGGTTCTTTGAAATGCGGGACCTCATAAAGAAGAACTTCCCGGAAGAAAAAGACGGTCACATAAAAGTCCCCGGAATCCACAGATGA
- a CDS encoding RnfABCDGE type electron transport complex subunit D — MKLISAYAPHLREEDDVRKIMLDVLIALSPAVIGAAYFFGWYALFLCIAGAVIGELFDIFVMRYLRGVKDFVPDGSGAVTGLLLAMNVSTRLPFWAFLLGLVFALGIGKHVFGGLGQNIFNPALVGRAFLLISFPTYMTTWVVPGAGFWKSPADVVTAATPLALFKEHGVFTPYWDLFIGKVGGSLGETSALLLIIGFIYLLLRKRVKIFIPVSYIGTVLVFSSIAYLMNPRYGDPLFHLLSGGLMLGALFMATDMVTSPITAKGQVIFGIGCGVLTMAIRLFGAYPEGVSFSILFMNALVPLIDRYTRPRIFGEVKK; from the coding sequence ATGAAGCTGATAAGCGCTTACGCTCCACACCTTCGAGAAGAGGATGATGTGAGAAAGATCATGCTGGATGTGCTCATAGCCCTATCACCAGCGGTTATTGGGGCGGCTTATTTCTTCGGATGGTATGCTCTATTTCTCTGTATCGCAGGAGCGGTGATAGGTGAGCTGTTCGATATATTCGTCATGAGATACCTGAGAGGAGTGAAGGATTTCGTCCCGGATGGCAGCGGGGCAGTGACAGGACTGCTTCTGGCGATGAACGTGAGCACAAGGCTTCCTTTCTGGGCTTTTTTGTTGGGACTCGTTTTCGCTCTGGGGATCGGGAAACACGTGTTCGGAGGACTCGGCCAGAACATTTTCAACCCTGCGCTCGTCGGAAGAGCGTTTCTGCTCATTTCTTTTCCCACTTACATGACCACCTGGGTTGTACCCGGGGCAGGATTCTGGAAATCTCCAGCGGATGTGGTAACGGCAGCAACTCCTCTTGCACTTTTCAAGGAACACGGTGTTTTCACACCCTATTGGGATCTGTTCATAGGTAAGGTTGGAGGATCCTTAGGTGAAACGAGTGCACTTCTTCTCATAATTGGTTTCATCTATCTTCTCTTGAGAAAGAGAGTGAAGATATTCATTCCTGTCTCCTATATAGGAACTGTTCTTGTGTTTTCTTCGATAGCTTATTTGATGAATCCAAGGTACGGTGATCCTCTCTTTCACCTCCTCAGTGGTGGTCTCATGCTCGGTGCACTTTTCATGGCCACCGATATGGTGACGAGTCCCATCACCGCGAAGGGACAGGTGATCTTCGGGATTGGATGTGGCGTTCTCACGATGGCTATAAGACTCTTTGGAGCGTATCCTGAAGGCGTTTCATTTTCGATCCTTTTCATGAATGCACTGGTTCCCCTGATAGACAGGTACACCAGACCGCGCATCTTCGGTGAGGTGAAAAAATGA
- a CDS encoding YraN family protein, translated as MMDWKEAEELACKFLKKKGYKILERNYRTKYGEIDIVARDGREIVFVEVKSGSGKVDPLERIDLKKVRNLEQTARFYMIQNKLKGPARVDFVRVTPEGIDHFEGIWLG; from the coding sequence ATGATGGACTGGAAGGAAGCGGAAGAACTCGCATGTAAATTTTTGAAGAAAAAAGGTTACAAAATTCTTGAAAGAAACTACAGAACGAAGTACGGTGAGATAGACATAGTGGCGCGCGATGGGAGAGAGATAGTTTTCGTGGAAGTCAAAAGCGGAAGTGGGAAAGTGGATCCTCTTGAAAGAATAGATCTCAAAAAGGTGAGGAACCTGGAACAGACAGCGAGATTTTACATGATTCAGAACAAATTAAAAGGACCAGCGCGGGTTGATTTTGTGAGGGTGACTCCTGAAGGAATAGACCATTTTGAAGGTATCTGGCTGGGGTGA
- the rsxA gene encoding electron transport complex subunit RsxA codes for MKVFLLFFSAIFVNNFVLARFLGICPFLGVSKRLETATGMGIAVTFVMTVSAAISWFLDKLLISTGLEFLRTIVFILVIASFVQFVELFLKKTSPDLYEALGIFLPLITTNCAILGMVLLNSLMKLNFVEAVFHALGSGLGFALALVIFAGIREKMDLYDLPEPFKGTAIALITAGLLSLAFMGFQGMVKL; via the coding sequence ATGAAGGTGTTTTTGCTCTTCTTTTCTGCCATATTCGTGAACAACTTCGTTCTGGCGAGGTTTCTCGGGATTTGTCCCTTCCTGGGGGTCTCCAAAAGGTTGGAAACGGCAACAGGAATGGGTATAGCCGTTACGTTCGTTATGACGGTTTCTGCTGCCATCAGCTGGTTTCTGGACAAGCTCCTTATCTCCACAGGACTTGAATTTCTGAGAACGATCGTCTTCATACTCGTCATCGCTTCTTTCGTCCAGTTCGTCGAACTGTTTTTGAAGAAAACCAGCCCGGATCTCTACGAAGCGCTTGGTATTTTCCTGCCTCTCATCACCACAAACTGTGCGATCCTCGGTATGGTGCTTTTGAACAGTCTCATGAAGCTCAACTTTGTTGAGGCGGTCTTCCACGCACTGGGATCTGGTCTTGGATTTGCTCTTGCTCTTGTGATATTCGCCGGAATAAGGGAAAAAATGGATCTCTACGATCTGCCGGAGCCTTTCAAAGGCACCGCCATAGCCCTCATCACCGCGGGACTTCTTTCGCTTGCTTTCATGGGATTCCAGGGAATGGTGAAGCTGTGA
- the csrA gene encoding carbon storage regulator CsrA, whose protein sequence is MLVLTRRVGEKIVIGEDIVITVLKIEGNSVKIGIEAPKHVKILREELYEELKSENIKASEVSKDDLKGVLRNDKGYKGPSASS, encoded by the coding sequence GTGCTGGTTCTCACTAGAAGAGTAGGGGAAAAGATCGTGATTGGTGAAGACATAGTGATTACTGTCCTGAAGATAGAGGGGAATTCTGTTAAAATTGGTATAGAGGCACCCAAACATGTGAAGATTCTTCGTGAGGAACTCTACGAAGAACTCAAGAGTGAGAACATAAAAGCTTCTGAAGTTTCAAAAGATGACCTGAAGGGGGTTTTAAGGAATGATAAAGGTTACAAAGGACCTAGTGCTTCATCTTGA
- a CDS encoding RnfABCDGE type electron transport complex subunit G has product MKDILKTGLILMVFTAISGLFLGLVYVGVKGKIQEADNAAKLSAIKFVLKDPLTGDYLVDEKEIEEIVKKTGIETVVLKEYKEGVVLGPLYEFVTKDGRNAYVLSGYAPGFGGNVTVVACFIKTEDGFMLNSVRVIDYSQETPGLGAKIGEESIQRRFFPVPPEGLKNGLRVDKDAGLPKGSPEELKKQGIVKVSDVMTGATITPRAVVTALNLMYRYLEEVSK; this is encoded by the coding sequence ATGAAGGATATCCTGAAGACTGGATTGATTCTGATGGTTTTCACGGCTATTTCTGGACTCTTTCTTGGACTCGTGTATGTGGGAGTCAAAGGAAAGATCCAGGAAGCGGATAACGCAGCTAAGTTGAGCGCCATCAAATTCGTTCTGAAAGATCCCCTCACGGGAGATTATCTGGTGGATGAAAAAGAAATCGAGGAAATCGTCAAAAAAACAGGCATAGAAACGGTTGTTCTGAAAGAGTACAAAGAAGGGGTAGTCCTTGGTCCCTTGTATGAATTCGTGACGAAGGATGGCAGAAACGCATACGTTCTGTCGGGATACGCACCCGGTTTTGGAGGAAACGTGACCGTTGTAGCCTGTTTTATAAAAACGGAAGATGGATTCATGCTCAATTCCGTGAGAGTAATAGATTATTCTCAGGAGACGCCTGGACTCGGCGCAAAGATAGGAGAAGAAAGTATACAGAGGCGTTTCTTTCCAGTTCCACCCGAAGGACTGAAGAACGGCCTGAGGGTCGACAAAGATGCGGGACTTCCGAAGGGTTCTCCTGAGGAGTTGAAAAAGCAGGGTATTGTGAAGGTAAGCGATGTAATGACGGGAGCAACGATCACACCAAGGGCCGTGGTGACCGCTCTGAATCTCATGTACAGGTACCTCGAGGAGGTGTCGAAATGA